One genomic region from Clostridium saccharobutylicum DSM 13864 encodes:
- a CDS encoding YczE/YyaS/YitT family protein: protein MNKAINLIKRLILFFVGMSIIQFGVALFLKTNIGSDTFTVFTQGLASTLDKTELRNFGLVKFIAGKPEVTPGVANMIILVVLFTAIICIERKRINIGTLICVVGVGPIIDLGVKVVSLFPVDSYNYFVRALLVVFGCFIIAVGFSVLSATNVGVAPNDIVPFIIQDKTKVQYRWIRITLDAGYLIIGFLLGGKVGVGTVISMVAIGPFIQFCLPYGEKFVNMLTGQAKEQNEDDSEVAVQA from the coding sequence GTGAACAAAGCAATTAACCTAATTAAAAGACTAATTTTATTTTTCGTTGGAATGAGTATAATTCAGTTCGGTGTAGCACTATTTTTAAAGACTAATATTGGTTCTGATACTTTTACAGTTTTTACACAAGGATTAGCGTCTACATTAGACAAAACTGAATTAAGAAATTTTGGACTAGTTAAATTTATAGCAGGAAAACCAGAAGTAACACCAGGCGTAGCTAACATGATAATTTTAGTTGTATTATTTACAGCAATAATTTGCATTGAAAGAAAACGTATAAACATAGGAACATTAATTTGTGTTGTAGGGGTTGGACCTATTATTGACCTTGGTGTAAAGGTTGTATCGTTATTCCCAGTGGATTCTTATAATTATTTTGTAAGAGCATTATTAGTTGTATTTGGATGTTTTATAATTGCAGTAGGATTTTCAGTTTTATCAGCTACTAATGTAGGTGTTGCACCAAATGATATTGTTCCATTTATAATACAAGATAAAACTAAAGTTCAATATCGTTGGATTAGAATAACACTAGATGCAGGATATTTAATTATAGGATTTTTATTAGGTGGAAAAGTTGGAGTTGGTACGGTAATATCAATGGTAGCAATAGGACCATTTATACAATTCTGTCTTCCATACGGAGAAAAATTCGTAAATATGCTAACAGGACAAGCTAAAGAACAAAACGAAGATGATAGCGAAGTAGCTGTTCAAGCTTAA
- a CDS encoding helix-turn-helix domain-containing protein, whose amino-acid sequence MGRKEKVSIEEKLRVIKSYLSGEKSAAQICSDFSIHNQSFRNWIRKYNMNGENGLVVTHKNKIYSEEIKYMAIHDYLDGNGSLENICTKYEIPSIYSLQQWIKKYNSHKIFKSHNKQGDRIMTNGRKTTYEERIEIVAFCISNNDDYQATADKFKVSYQQVYTWVRKYKSNGYEELMDRRGKRKEPEELTESDKLSAQLKLIEAENRRLKMENDFLKKLKEVERRR is encoded by the coding sequence ATGGGCAGAAAAGAAAAAGTTTCTATTGAAGAAAAGCTAAGAGTTATTAAATCTTACCTATCAGGTGAAAAAAGTGCTGCACAAATATGTTCTGATTTTAGCATCCATAATCAATCATTTAGGAATTGGATTCGTAAGTATAATATGAATGGTGAAAACGGATTAGTTGTTACTCATAAAAATAAAATTTATTCAGAAGAAATCAAATATATGGCAATTCATGATTATCTTGATGGCAACGGTTCATTGGAAAATATATGCACTAAATATGAAATTCCATCAATTTATAGTCTCCAACAATGGATTAAGAAGTATAATAGTCATAAGATATTTAAATCTCACAATAAGCAAGGGGATAGAATTATGACTAATGGAAGAAAAACCACTTATGAAGAAAGAATTGAGATTGTTGCATTCTGCATTTCGAATAATGATGATTATCAAGCCACTGCTGATAAATTTAAGGTTTCTTATCAACAAGTTTATACATGGGTAAGAAAATATAAATCTAATGGATATGAAGAGTTAATGGACCGTCGCGGTAAGCGTAAAGAGCCTGAGGAGCTTACTGAGTCTGATAAATTATCAGCACAACTAAAACTTATTGAAGCAGAAAATAGACGTTTAAAGATGGAGAATGATTTCTTAAAAAAATTGAAGGAAGTAGAAAGAAGGCGATAA
- a CDS encoding IS3 family transposase, which translates to MQEYKYISIKELHEENGYPIADLCNLASIARSSYYKWINRSETELDKENSIILKEIVKLYEDVHGIYGYRRITMNINRLLNKQYNHKRIYRLMKSINMKSVIRKKRKSYLQSTPQITAENKLNREFYAKKPNEKWLTDVTEFKILNGQKAYLSAIFDLSDKSIISYVVGHSNNNQLVFDTLDLAVIANPTAKPLFHSDRGFQYTNRTFKAKLDKINATQSMSRVSRCIDNGPMEGFWGTLKCEMYYLQKFYTYEELRQAIDDYIVFYNTKRLQKNLKGLTPIEYRNQTLAS; encoded by the coding sequence ATCCAAGAATATAAATATATTTCTATAAAAGAATTACATGAGGAAAATGGCTATCCAATAGCTGATTTATGCAATTTAGCTAGTATTGCACGATCATCTTACTACAAATGGATTAACCGTTCAGAGACTGAATTAGATAAAGAGAATTCAATAATACTAAAAGAAATTGTTAAGCTTTATGAAGATGTACATGGTATCTATGGATACCGTCGGATAACAATGAATATAAATCGACTTCTTAATAAACAGTATAATCATAAACGAATTTATAGATTAATGAAGTCTATTAACATGAAATCAGTTATAAGAAAAAAGAGAAAGTCTTATCTACAAAGTACTCCACAAATAACGGCAGAAAACAAATTAAATAGAGAATTCTATGCAAAGAAACCAAATGAAAAATGGTTAACAGATGTTACTGAGTTTAAGATACTTAATGGTCAAAAGGCTTACCTCAGTGCAATATTTGATTTATCTGATAAAAGCATTATTTCTTATGTGGTCGGTCACTCAAATAACAATCAACTTGTTTTTGATACACTTGACTTAGCAGTAATTGCTAATCCGACTGCAAAGCCACTTTTTCATAGTGATAGGGGATTTCAATATACTAATAGAACTTTCAAGGCTAAACTTGATAAGATTAATGCAACTCAAAGCATGTCACGTGTCAGTAGGTGTATCGACAACGGACCAATGGAAGGTTTTTGGGGAACTCTCAAATGCGAGATGTATTATTTGCAAAAATTTTATACTTATGAAGAATTAAGACAAGCGATTGATGATTACATAGTATTTTATAATACAAAGAGGTTACAGAAAAATTTAAAAGGTCTGACTCCAATTGAATATCGAAATCAGACCTTAGCTTCATAA
- a CDS encoding restriction endonuclease, producing MDNLGYIEGIVFNGYLTDINKSNGIEETKCLISLQTEKSKFMKINLGNVDAKLCFKSLKGIAGAKLSDLVAVAPIININNSDKRFIESREIGNSINGYNLALMHWEDFEYLIREVFEKEFSKEGAEVKITQASRDGGVDAIIFDPDPIKGGKYIVQAKRYTNIVGVSAVRDLYGTVMNEGASKGILVTTSDYGRDSYEFAKNKPITLLNGANLLHILEKHGYEARIDLSEAKIYMNS from the coding sequence ATGGATAATTTAGGTTATATAGAAGGTATAGTATTTAATGGATATTTAACAGATATAAATAAAAGTAATGGTATAGAAGAAACAAAATGTTTAATATCATTACAAACTGAAAAATCAAAATTTATGAAAATTAATTTGGGAAATGTAGATGCAAAATTATGTTTTAAGAGTCTAAAAGGAATTGCAGGTGCAAAGTTAAGTGATTTGGTTGCAGTTGCACCAATAATTAATATAAATAATAGTGATAAAAGATTTATTGAATCACGTGAAATAGGAAATTCAATAAATGGATATAATCTTGCTTTAATGCATTGGGAAGATTTTGAATATTTAATTAGAGAAGTATTTGAAAAAGAGTTTTCAAAAGAAGGAGCAGAGGTAAAAATAACTCAGGCAAGTAGAGATGGAGGTGTAGATGCTATAATATTTGATCCAGATCCAATAAAGGGTGGAAAATATATAGTACAGGCCAAAAGATATACTAATATAGTAGGAGTTTCTGCTGTAAGAGATTTATATGGAACTGTTATGAATGAAGGTGCATCAAAAGGAATTTTAGTTACAACGTCTGATTATGGTAGAGATTCATATGAATTTGCAAAAAATAAGCCAATAACCTTATTAAATGGAGCTAATTTATTACATATATTAGAGAAACATGGATATGAGGCTAGAATAGATTTAAGTGAGGCTAAAATTTATATGAATTCATAG
- a CDS encoding DUF6718 family protein, which translates to MCYLIAKKFNEEGSLVLEVEQRKRLASLSKYLTLTTLERGVQIVTLNDLESFKEYSPYTLVNDEVDFISKVVNM; encoded by the coding sequence ATGTGTTATCTAATAGCAAAGAAATTTAATGAAGAAGGCAGTTTAGTATTAGAAGTTGAGCAACGAAAAAGATTAGCATCATTATCTAAATATTTAACATTAACAACATTAGAACGTGGTGTTCAAATAGTAACATTAAATGACTTAGAAAGTTTTAAGGAATATTCTCCATATACATTGGTAAATGATGAAGTTGATTTTATAAGTAAAGTTGTTAATATGTAA
- a CDS encoding helix-turn-helix transcriptional regulator yields the protein MEFVEENDKKRDADEEISIERLTIYRILDLYNLINKETQFNKGVFAEDSGASERTVRRDIKCLNDYFKRNYENKGSIGVYREINYCRKDNVYKVNLRGDCDFSESDIYAFTKVIIQSRAFTSKEIRRILSILASQVKDASVIKEIIEKEELYYVEPQHKKDIIDLLWIMRKSIERCKQVEFDYTRADGKKKRHVVNPIAIVFNEYYFYIVSEIEKGSSKIEIPFRVDRIKNYKETNKNSTYPYGRFEEEKYRKKVQFMYTGDFKTIEFEFFGDSIEAVLDRLPTAEIIEKTDKCYKARAEIYGEGVKRWILSQKEFLKVTKPQEYVEEIKETIRRMYDLYNV from the coding sequence ATGGAATTTGTAGAAGAAAATGATAAAAAAAGAGATGCAGATGAAGAAATATCAATTGAAAGGCTAACTATATATAGAATTCTTGATCTTTACAATTTAATCAATAAAGAAACTCAATTTAATAAAGGTGTTTTTGCAGAAGATTCTGGTGCTAGTGAAAGAACAGTTAGAAGAGACATTAAATGTTTAAATGATTATTTTAAACGTAACTATGAAAATAAGGGTTCCATTGGTGTGTATAGGGAAATAAACTACTGTCGTAAAGATAATGTATATAAAGTAAATTTGAGAGGAGATTGTGATTTTTCTGAAAGTGATATTTACGCTTTTACAAAAGTTATAATACAATCTAGAGCATTTACAAGTAAAGAAATAAGAAGAATATTAAGTATATTAGCGTCTCAAGTTAAGGATGCATCAGTTATTAAAGAGATAATTGAAAAAGAAGAACTTTACTATGTTGAGCCTCAGCACAAGAAAGATATAATTGATCTGCTTTGGATTATGCGAAAGAGCATCGAACGATGTAAACAAGTTGAATTTGATTATACAAGAGCTGATGGGAAAAAGAAACGTCATGTAGTAAATCCAATAGCAATAGTTTTTAATGAATATTATTTTTATATAGTTTCCGAAATTGAAAAGGGAAGCAGTAAAATTGAGATACCTTTTAGGGTTGATAGAATTAAAAATTATAAAGAAACTAATAAAAATTCTACATATCCTTATGGGAGATTTGAGGAAGAAAAATATAGAAAAAAGGTTCAGTTCATGTATACTGGGGATTTTAAAACTATTGAATTTGAGTTCTTTGGAGATTCTATAGAAGCAGTTTTGGACAGGTTGCCAACAGCAGAAATTATTGAGAAAACCGATAAGTGCTATAAAGCTAGAGCAGAGATTTATGGTGAAGGGGTAAAGAGATGGATTCTTTCACAAAAGGAATTTCTGAAAGTTACTAAACCACAGGAATATGTTGAAGAAATTAAAGAAACTATCAGAAGAATGTATGATTTGTATAATGTTTAA
- a CDS encoding GTPase: protein MESRILENTDDSLNNLESIALLGYVVTCNNQIHVFQVQEIKKYLAEKEINEKFELINDIFKSKEETAVTLETALDYFSNENQKTQKELYLLTVILSEIDGSFDNEEREILKKIRIRSCLSDDIIAQLNDEGKKKALDIRNEEIEKTKPKDEEISLYNKMKIIIRNFLLFIRGKLKFKDITKIENSRSNKEYFAAIEKSIATGKNDFKYVQPICNSLYNKVREVGGKLNLNINNLKDDVNISEESVKVIEGFSDLMNKTVLQQMEAFEKEFIKKERTLSDFTISLIGRTKAGKTTLHSILTGGDKADIGVGMQRTTRFNKVFQWRKLRIIDTPGIGAAEDGGRIDDEIAESILSESDIICFVVSDDSIQKDILELLEKITQRNKPTIILLNHKENIRNNTKYKHYITKPNKWFEDKDGVSGHINRIESYIKTKKLKNLVTICPVFLLSAIMAEEEEYSKDKLILRQASKIDDFLNVMQKAVINKGCINRSQTIIDDTIGIYSSLCEEIKYSSDTLKNLKDKLDNKREQALKRIDISRNNFVNDSEKYLRDQYKILKNQLTVQFAEKYYDADNLNDKWSKFIKEIRFEEDLTSKLNEFSLKFTDDIHEVVKEISEDIEISLESININNLTLNSEDTFSFKGITRILGSAMSAIGAVALFVLESNPIGWILTGIGMAIGFFSGFFKSKEQKRQEAISNIVKKLKDNIESGEDSSIKKQIDSIESECEKVINSITELFENIIGGINEIETIVKELTDIFDQDIEKLNKLYAIRLIEYINMENSDENMMDMEDIISVSRKYSQYMNIVTDKKLNVNLKLLDNLIQDNVTINNISEVTNE, encoded by the coding sequence ATGGAATCACGTATTTTAGAGAATACAGATGATAGTTTAAATAATTTAGAATCAATAGCCTTACTAGGTTATGTTGTAACATGCAATAATCAAATTCATGTTTTTCAAGTACAAGAAATTAAAAAATATTTAGCAGAAAAAGAAATCAATGAAAAATTTGAACTGATCAATGATATTTTCAAATCAAAAGAAGAAACAGCAGTCACATTAGAAACAGCATTAGATTATTTTAGTAACGAAAATCAGAAAACTCAAAAAGAATTGTATTTATTAACCGTTATATTGAGTGAAATTGATGGATCTTTTGATAATGAAGAAAGAGAAATACTAAAAAAAATAAGAATAAGATCATGTCTAAGTGATGATATAATTGCTCAGTTAAATGATGAAGGAAAGAAAAAAGCACTAGATATAAGGAATGAGGAAATAGAGAAAACTAAACCTAAGGATGAAGAGATTTCGCTATATAATAAGATGAAAATTATTATTAGAAACTTTTTATTATTCATTAGGGGTAAATTGAAATTTAAGGATATAACTAAAATAGAAAATAGTAGATCTAATAAAGAATATTTTGCAGCCATAGAGAAAAGCATTGCAACAGGAAAAAATGATTTTAAATATGTGCAACCAATTTGTAATTCACTTTATAATAAGGTTAGAGAAGTAGGTGGAAAATTAAATTTAAATATTAATAATTTAAAAGATGATGTTAATATTTCAGAGGAATCAGTAAAGGTTATTGAAGGCTTTTCGGATTTGATGAATAAAACAGTATTGCAGCAGATGGAAGCTTTTGAAAAGGAATTTATAAAGAAAGAACGTACTCTTTCAGATTTTACGATTTCTTTAATCGGTAGAACAAAAGCAGGGAAGACAACTTTGCATAGTATTCTTACTGGCGGTGATAAAGCTGATATAGGTGTAGGAATGCAGCGAACTACCAGATTTAATAAAGTTTTTCAATGGAGAAAATTGAGAATCATAGATACTCCTGGTATAGGAGCAGCTGAAGATGGCGGCAGAATTGATGATGAGATTGCGGAAAGTATATTAAGTGAATCAGATATCATCTGTTTTGTGGTAAGTGATGATAGTATTCAAAAAGATATATTGGAGCTGTTAGAAAAAATTACTCAGCGTAATAAGCCTACAATTATACTTTTGAATCATAAAGAAAATATAAGAAATAATACTAAATATAAGCATTATATTACCAAGCCAAATAAATGGTTTGAGGATAAAGATGGAGTTTCTGGTCATATAAATAGAATTGAAAGCTATATAAAAACAAAGAAATTAAAAAATCTTGTTACTATATGTCCAGTGTTTCTTTTATCAGCTATTATGGCAGAAGAAGAAGAGTATAGCAAAGATAAATTGATTCTTAGACAAGCTTCTAAAATAGATGACTTTTTAAATGTGATGCAGAAAGCTGTAATTAATAAGGGCTGTATTAATCGAAGTCAGACAATTATAGATGATACGATTGGAATATATAGTTCATTATGCGAGGAGATAAAATATTCAAGTGATACATTGAAAAATCTGAAAGATAAGTTGGACAATAAAAGAGAACAGGCCTTAAAAAGAATTGATATAAGCAGAAATAATTTCGTTAATGATTCAGAAAAATACTTAAGAGACCAATATAAGATTTTAAAGAATCAGCTGACAGTACAATTTGCTGAAAAGTATTATGATGCTGATAATTTAAACGATAAGTGGAGCAAGTTTATTAAGGAAATAAGATTTGAAGAGGATTTAACTAGTAAGCTGAATGAATTTTCATTAAAATTTACTGATGATATCCATGAGGTGGTTAAAGAAATTTCCGAAGATATTGAAATATCATTAGAAAGTATTAACATTAATAATTTAACACTAAATTCAGAAGATACTTTTTCGTTTAAAGGGATTACAAGAATTTTAGGAAGTGCAATGTCTGCAATAGGAGCAGTGGCACTGTTTGTTTTAGAAAGCAATCCTATAGGCTGGATATTAACAGGAATTGGTATGGCTATTGGATTTTTCTCAGGATTCTTTAAATCTAAGGAACAAAAGAGGCAAGAAGCGATAAGTAACATAGTTAAAAAATTAAAAGATAATATAGAATCTGGTGAAGATAGCAGTATTAAAAAACAGATAGATAGTATTGAAAGTGAGTGCGAGAAAGTAATCAATAGTATCACAGAATTATTTGAAAATATAATAGGTGGAATTAATGAAATTGAAACTATAGTTAAAGAATTGACTGACATTTTTGATCAAGATATAGAGAAGTTAAATAAGCTATATGCTATTAGATTAATAGAGTATATAAACATGGAAAATAGTGATGAAAATATGATGGATATGGAAGACATAATAAGTGTCAGCAGAAAATATTCACAGTACATGAATATAGTTACTGATAAGAAACTAAATGTTAACTTAAAACTATTGGATAATTTAATACAGGACAATGTAACAATAAATAATATTTCGGAGGTCACAAATGAGTAA
- a CDS encoding GTPase: protein MSNVIFEAGQYSKQIDECISKVGQIYLENKFIEENDLLLEDIKKVSENDRIKVVFIGQYSAGKSSIISALTNNKDIKIDADIATSEAADYSWGAVNLTDTPGLYTENTEHDERTKEAIKVSDLMVYCITSDLFNQYTLDDFKRLAYDMKFKDKMFLVINKMSKEAGEYDELTKNYTITLNKSLDSHNIDEFEHCFIDAKDYREGVEDNDKELIEYSKFEILINKLNDFIKRKGQLGKLDTPIVVIKNSIDNVLLKLVEDGKNKNYLIVLNRMSKRVSAQRHKAKNDAYSIMRAELNRIVDKGYEISQKIGVEEVDFSENDLNELIEDVCNNINVQLQESVEENINELNEQVKDVLESEPAQHFMNDVEASSKGGFNIFKSKEKKNSKIQFDALNDIVSKISNGTVKLATNGASKGANVLFKSTDAAGSTVHKSVTAIGKKLGVKFKPWQAVNISKNIANVAEMAGPALAVFSFIYDVKKTIDEEARLNKIKTAQYEYKQSFINIRDELEKQYSDEVNNYLNVFTETCEMIDKEINNISNDKKNKSEASMELQKQKEILSSIQDKIYKR, encoded by the coding sequence ATGAGTAATGTAATATTTGAAGCAGGTCAGTATTCTAAGCAAATTGATGAATGTATAAGTAAAGTAGGACAGATATATTTAGAAAACAAGTTTATCGAAGAAAATGATTTGCTTTTAGAAGATATAAAAAAGGTAAGTGAAAATGATAGAATTAAAGTGGTTTTTATAGGTCAGTATTCTGCAGGAAAATCTAGTATAATATCTGCTTTAACTAATAATAAAGATATTAAAATTGATGCAGACATAGCTACTTCGGAAGCTGCTGATTATAGCTGGGGAGCAGTAAATTTAACTGATACTCCTGGTTTATATACTGAAAACACAGAACATGATGAAAGAACTAAAGAAGCAATTAAGGTTTCAGATTTAATGGTATATTGTATTACAAGTGATTTATTTAATCAATATACTTTAGATGATTTTAAAAGGTTAGCTTATGACATGAAATTTAAAGATAAGATGTTTTTAGTTATTAATAAGATGTCTAAAGAAGCTGGCGAATATGATGAATTAACTAAAAATTATACTATTACTCTTAATAAATCATTGGATTCCCATAATATTGATGAATTTGAACATTGTTTTATTGATGCCAAGGACTATAGAGAAGGCGTGGAAGACAATGATAAAGAATTAATTGAGTATAGTAAATTTGAAATACTTATTAATAAACTTAATGATTTTATTAAAAGAAAAGGACAGTTAGGAAAGCTAGACACGCCTATAGTTGTTATTAAAAACTCCATAGATAATGTGCTGCTTAAATTAGTTGAGGATGGAAAGAATAAGAATTATCTTATAGTTTTAAATAGAATGTCAAAGAGAGTATCAGCACAGAGACATAAAGCTAAAAATGATGCTTATAGTATCATGAGGGCAGAGCTTAATAGAATTGTGGACAAGGGCTATGAAATATCGCAGAAAATAGGAGTTGAAGAGGTTGATTTTTCAGAAAATGACCTTAATGAATTAATAGAAGATGTTTGCAATAATATTAATGTTCAGTTACAGGAAAGTGTTGAAGAAAACATCAATGAATTAAATGAGCAAGTTAAAGATGTATTAGAAAGTGAGCCAGCACAACATTTTATGAATGATGTAGAAGCTAGCAGCAAAGGCGGATTTAATATATTTAAGAGTAAGGAAAAGAAAAATAGTAAAATTCAGTTTGATGCTTTAAATGATATTGTCAGCAAAATATCAAACGGTACAGTAAAATTAGCTACTAATGGAGCATCAAAAGGTGCGAATGTACTATTTAAATCAACAGATGCTGCTGGTTCAACAGTTCATAAAAGTGTAACTGCTATAGGTAAAAAGCTTGGGGTGAAATTTAAACCTTGGCAGGCAGTAAACATAAGCAAGAATATAGCTAATGTGGCTGAAATGGCAGGACCAGCATTAGCAGTATTTAGTTTTATTTACGATGTTAAGAAAACTATTGATGAGGAAGCTAGATTAAATAAAATAAAAACAGCTCAGTATGAATATAAACAGAGTTTTATCAATATAAGAGATGAGTTAGAAAAACAATATTCTGATGAAGTAAACAATTATCTTAATGTATTTACTGAAACATGCGAAATGATAGATAAGGAAATAAATAATATATCTAATGATAAGAAAAATAAATCAGAGGCGAGTATGGAATTACAGAAACAAAAAGAAATTTTGTCTTCTATCCAAGATAAAATTTATAAGAGATAA
- a CDS encoding FAD:protein FMN transferase: protein MNEYTKIIYLMGTKISLYVKGDVTEKLLEKACSMLIHYEEVFSANSDNSQLAMLKKTASLAPQKVDEELYELIKIGIKHSLCENTYLNIAIGPLIKLWRIGFKEVHVPEKETIIKVLELLNPENIELDDEKKTVYFLKKGIEIDLGAIAKGYFADKVMEFFKENGAVSAMVDMGGNVLVFGESPSNSGDWNVGIQNPFLPRGNAVALVKIKDQSVVTSGIYERVFEKDGSKYHHIFDSKTGYPIESNIASLTIIANKSLDCDIYTTKLFGLDATSIIHRVNRINGMGAVVITVDGKLAYTDNLIGRISPLTM from the coding sequence ATGAATGAGTATACAAAGATAATATATCTTATGGGAACAAAAATCTCTCTGTATGTAAAGGGAGATGTTACTGAAAAACTTTTAGAAAAGGCATGCAGCATGCTGATTCATTATGAAGAAGTCTTTAGTGCCAACAGTGATAACTCACAGCTCGCAATGCTTAAAAAAACAGCTTCCTTGGCTCCTCAAAAAGTGGATGAGGAACTTTATGAGCTGATAAAAATAGGTATAAAACATAGTTTATGTGAAAATACATATTTAAATATTGCAATAGGGCCATTAATAAAATTATGGAGAATAGGTTTTAAGGAGGTACATGTACCAGAGAAAGAAACTATAATAAAGGTACTGGAACTTTTAAATCCTGAAAATATAGAACTAGATGATGAAAAAAAGACCGTGTATTTCTTGAAAAAAGGCATTGAAATAGACCTTGGAGCCATAGCTAAGGGCTATTTTGCAGATAAAGTTATGGAATTCTTTAAGGAAAATGGGGCTGTTTCAGCTATGGTAGATATGGGAGGTAATGTTCTCGTTTTTGGAGAATCACCATCAAACAGCGGTGACTGGAATGTGGGAATACAAAATCCGTTTCTACCAAGAGGAAATGCGGTGGCACTTGTCAAAATAAAAGATCAATCCGTTGTAACCTCAGGAATATATGAGAGAGTGTTTGAAAAGGATGGAAGTAAATACCACCATATATTTGACAGCAAAACAGGCTACCCAATAGAAAGTAATATAGCTTCTTTAACTATTATTGCTAATAAATCCCTGGACTGCGATATATATACTACAAAATTGTTCGGATTAGATGCTACTTCAATTATTCATAGAGTTAATAGAATTAATGGTATGGGTGCTGTTGTAATAACTGTGGATGGAAAACTAGCCTATACAGATAATCTTATAGGAAGAATATCTCCATTAACAATGTAA
- a CDS encoding LysR family transcriptional regulator yields the protein MSKYYSQDILYYIDAILKYSNYGKAAKSLYISQPHLTQVIKRVESQLNCELISRNKLPYRLTEQGKIYYQYLTSIENNYAKLIREISAVSDIDSKVIKIGVLPSLGTYLLPLFLPKFLDIHPNCRIELSEALPEKNEKLIQNGELDFWIGQNSRNISPNLNSITWGRHGYRAVIPRCCDLYQKDVAIIPEGTIDITNILSQKLILTSKGSAIRKQIDQLLSVYKVEPKIIMESTQINTVRNLAASNLGLTFIPESIYVKECPSEYNIYQIPIDELSLDYFMAYHSERKLTGIDKDLIDAFLIHGQNNYNIGEHNE from the coding sequence ATGTCAAAATACTACTCTCAGGATATTTTGTATTATATTGATGCCATTTTAAAGTACAGTAATTATGGCAAGGCTGCCAAATCACTTTATATTTCTCAACCTCACTTGACTCAGGTTATTAAAAGAGTAGAAAGTCAGTTAAACTGTGAGCTTATAAGTCGTAACAAGCTGCCATATCGATTAACCGAGCAGGGGAAGATATATTATCAGTATTTAACTTCAATAGAAAATAATTATGCTAAGCTGATTAGGGAAATATCAGCTGTGTCAGATATAGATAGCAAGGTTATAAAGATAGGAGTGCTTCCTAGCCTTGGAACCTACCTTTTACCTCTTTTTTTACCAAAGTTTTTGGATATACATCCAAACTGTAGAATAGAGCTTTCAGAGGCTTTACCAGAAAAAAATGAGAAACTCATTCAGAATGGTGAATTGGATTTTTGGATTGGACAAAATTCAAGAAATATTTCTCCGAACTTAAACTCCATTACCTGGGGCAGACACGGATACCGTGCTGTTATTCCTCGCTGCTGTGATCTATATCAGAAAGACGTCGCCATTATTCCAGAAGGAACTATCGACATAACCAATATATTGTCTCAAAAGCTGATACTTACTTCCAAGGGTTCTGCTATAAGAAAGCAGATAGATCAGTTATTAAGCGTTTATAAGGTGGAACCAAAAATCATAATGGAAAGCACCCAAATCAACACTGTACGTAACCTTGCAGCTAGTAATTTAGGACTGACCTTTATACCAGAAAGCATCTATGTAAAGGAGTGCCCATCTGAATACAATATATATCAAATTCCAATTGATGAACTGAGTTTAGATTATTTTATGGCATATCATAGTGAAAGAAAACTAACTGGTATTGATAAAGACCTTATAGATGCATTTCTAATTCATGGGCAAAATAATTACAATATAGGAGAGCACAATGAATGA